In a single window of the Dreissena polymorpha isolate Duluth1 chromosome 3, UMN_Dpol_1.0, whole genome shotgun sequence genome:
- the LOC127870925 gene encoding uncharacterized protein LOC127870925 isoform X1: MTASLDSGLNSSDLVKDYFCGGCESRNIYESADYFCATCTKFFCRKCIDPHNQIYANHSKYGRGETNKWPLTKTMEDLLLKCDVHKDEKLKMFCQDHSQLCCTDCAFLCHRQCTNVTLISESAKHLSMDMQQLSNKLQTIVDELNKLKITQEASIQSVEVSCNEKLLKIQDLRKKLNAALDALENTTLKELDEIRTTMLTVLKKDIDNGNRLKDDLQTLREAVNGLCDKSKKEIEFIASRKCLDKIQESESYLKEQPVNVQSLMIFQANTDIEQYLSKQSSLGRIVDSMQSLKLKMNPDQVLTVMRTSEYTVSIPSDTSQHFISGICSMPSGQVIVADFHNKKVKLLDKHYNVSSHCDVSGSPWDICQITSSEVAVTFNKDVQFISINNGNPVSGTKISLQHDVKGIAHHKGALYITSGTALYSYTLTGTLVKKLFEYAGGSNRVFNCAVSPAGDKIYVTNHTQYKLLTLATDGTLISSLEHPELQYQRGVHVTPAGHVLVCGFISNNIIQVDHEGKKKLATLASQKDGLSLPVSVCYNTNTQQIIIGLYSSKIIVMDLQ, encoded by the exons ATGACGGCATCTCTGGATTCAGGCCTCAACAGTTCAGATTTAGTGAAGGACTATTTTTGTGGAGGTTGCGAAAGTAGAAACATTTATGAAAGTGCTGATTATTTTTGTGCAACATGTACAAAGTTTTTCTGCAGAAAATGCATTGATCCTCATAACCAAATATATGCAAACCATTCCAAATATGGAAGAGGAGAAACAAATAAATGGCCTCTTACAAAGACAATGGAGGATTTGCTTCTGAAATGTGATGTCCACAAGGACGagaaactgaaaatgttttgtcaggaccacagtcagctgtgttgCACTGATTGTGCTTTTCTGTGTCACAG ACAGTGCACAAATGTGACGCTTATTTCTGAGTCAGCCAAACACCTGTCAATGGACATGCAACAGTTATCAAACAAACTGCAAACTATTGTTGAtgaattaaataagttaaagatTACACaagaggccagcattcagtcCGTGGAGGTATCATGTAATGAAAAACTGCTAAAAATCCAAGACCTGCGAAAGAAATTAAATGCTGCTTTGGATGCACTAGAAAATACAACAttgaaagaattggatgaaattcGGACCACAATGCTAACCGTTCTCAAGAAAGATATTGACAATGGCAACAGACTGAAGGATGACTTACAAACACTCAGAGAAGCTGTAAATGGCCTGTGTGATAAGAGCAAGAAAGAAATAGAGTTCATAGCCAGCAGAAAATGTTTGGACAAAATACAAGAGTCTGAGTCCTATCTAAAGGAGCAGCCAGTAAATGTGCAGAGTTTGATGATATTCCAAGCAAACACTGACATTGAGCAGTACCTGTCTAAACAGTCTAGTCTAGGAAGGATTGTAGACAGTATGCAGTCTCTCAAACTTAAGATGAATCCAGACCAGGTGTTAACTGTGATGAGAACGTCAGAGTATACAGTGAGCATTCCAAGCGACACAAGTCAGCACTTCATCTCTGGCATTTGCAGCATGCCTAGTGGCCAGGTCATTGTTGCAGATTTTCATAATAAAAAGGTGAAGTTGTTGGACAAGCATTACAATGTGTCCAGTCACTGTGATGTGTCGGGTTCTCCATGGGACATTTGTCAAATCACATCCAGTGAGGTGGCTGTAACTTTCAATAAAGATGTGCAGTTTATCTCTATTAACAATGGAAATCCGGTGAGTGGGACAAAGATTTCATTACAGCATGATGTCAAAGGTATCGCACACCATAAGGGAGCATTGTATATCACCTCTGGCACTGCCCTTTACAGCTATACACTAACTGGCACACTTGTGAAAAAGCTGTTCGAGTATGCTGGTGGCAGTAATAGAG TGTTTAACTGCGCAGTGAGTCCTGCTGGGGACAAGATCTATGTCACCAACCACACACAGTACAAGCTCCTTACTCTGGCTACAGATGGGACTCTGATATCTTCCCTTGAGCACCCTGAGCTACAATACCAAAGGGGTGTACACGTAACACCTGCCGGACATGTGTTGGTCTGCGGATTCATTTCCAATAATATCATACAAGTGGATCATGAGGGAAAAAAGAAACTAGCAACTCTGGCTTCACAAAAAGATGGACTCAGCCTACCAGTGTCTGTCTGCTACAACACCAACACTCAACAGATCATTATTGGACTATATAGCAGTAAAATCATTGTTATGGACTTGCAATAG
- the LOC127870925 gene encoding uncharacterized protein LOC127870925 isoform X2 yields MMASLDSGLNSSDLVKDYFCGGCESRNIYESADYFCATCTKFFCRKCIDPHNQIYANHSKYGRGETNKWPLTKTMEDLLLKCDVHKDEKLKMFCQDHSQLCCTDCAFLCHRQCTNVTLISESAKHLSMDMQQLSNKLQTIVDELNKLKITQEASIQSVEVSCNEKLLKIQDLRKKLNAALDALENTTLKELDEIRTTMLTVLKKDIDNGNRLKDDLQTLREAVNGLCDKSKKEIEFIASRKCLDKIQESESYLKEQPVNVQSLMIFQANTDIEQYLSKQSSLGRIVDSMQSLKLKMNPDQVLTVMRTSEYTVSIPSDTSQHFISGICSMPSGQVIVADFHNKKVKLLDKHYNVSSHCDVSGSPWDICQITSSEVAVTFNKDVQFISINNGNPVSGTKISLQHDVKGIAHHKGALYITSGTALYSYTLTGTLVKKLFEYAGGSNRVFNCAVSPAGDKIYVTNHTQYKLLTLATDGTLISSLEHPELQYQRGVHVTPAGHVLVCGFISNNIIQVDHEGKKKLATLASQKDGLSLPVSVCYNTNTQQIIIGLYSSKIIVMDLQ; encoded by the exons GTTGCGAAAGTAGAAACATTTATGAAAGTGCTGATTATTTTTGTGCAACATGTACAAAGTTTTTCTGCAGAAAATGCATTGATCCTCATAACCAAATATATGCAAACCATTCCAAATATGGAAGAGGAGAAACAAATAAATGGCCTCTTACAAAGACAATGGAGGATTTGCTTCTGAAATGTGATGTCCACAAGGACGagaaactgaaaatgttttgtcaggaccacagtcagctgtgttgCACTGATTGTGCTTTTCTGTGTCACAG ACAGTGCACAAATGTGACGCTTATTTCTGAGTCAGCCAAACACCTGTCAATGGACATGCAACAGTTATCAAACAAACTGCAAACTATTGTTGAtgaattaaataagttaaagatTACACaagaggccagcattcagtcCGTGGAGGTATCATGTAATGAAAAACTGCTAAAAATCCAAGACCTGCGAAAGAAATTAAATGCTGCTTTGGATGCACTAGAAAATACAACAttgaaagaattggatgaaattcGGACCACAATGCTAACCGTTCTCAAGAAAGATATTGACAATGGCAACAGACTGAAGGATGACTTACAAACACTCAGAGAAGCTGTAAATGGCCTGTGTGATAAGAGCAAGAAAGAAATAGAGTTCATAGCCAGCAGAAAATGTTTGGACAAAATACAAGAGTCTGAGTCCTATCTAAAGGAGCAGCCAGTAAATGTGCAGAGTTTGATGATATTCCAAGCAAACACTGACATTGAGCAGTACCTGTCTAAACAGTCTAGTCTAGGAAGGATTGTAGACAGTATGCAGTCTCTCAAACTTAAGATGAATCCAGACCAGGTGTTAACTGTGATGAGAACGTCAGAGTATACAGTGAGCATTCCAAGCGACACAAGTCAGCACTTCATCTCTGGCATTTGCAGCATGCCTAGTGGCCAGGTCATTGTTGCAGATTTTCATAATAAAAAGGTGAAGTTGTTGGACAAGCATTACAATGTGTCCAGTCACTGTGATGTGTCGGGTTCTCCATGGGACATTTGTCAAATCACATCCAGTGAGGTGGCTGTAACTTTCAATAAAGATGTGCAGTTTATCTCTATTAACAATGGAAATCCGGTGAGTGGGACAAAGATTTCATTACAGCATGATGTCAAAGGTATCGCACACCATAAGGGAGCATTGTATATCACCTCTGGCACTGCCCTTTACAGCTATACACTAACTGGCACACTTGTGAAAAAGCTGTTCGAGTATGCTGGTGGCAGTAATAGAG TGTTTAACTGCGCAGTGAGTCCTGCTGGGGACAAGATCTATGTCACCAACCACACACAGTACAAGCTCCTTACTCTGGCTACAGATGGGACTCTGATATCTTCCCTTGAGCACCCTGAGCTACAATACCAAAGGGGTGTACACGTAACACCTGCCGGACATGTGTTGGTCTGCGGATTCATTTCCAATAATATCATACAAGTGGATCATGAGGGAAAAAAGAAACTAGCAACTCTGGCTTCACAAAAAGATGGACTCAGCCTACCAGTGTCTGTCTGCTACAACACCAACACTCAACAGATCATTATTGGACTATATAGCAGTAAAATCATTGTTATGGACTTGCAATAG